A genome region from Natranaeroarchaeum sulfidigenes includes the following:
- a CDS encoding RNA-binding protein, giving the protein MEINSRHHLRSDGVSELETAVSEGLGVDVDGDTYELVELADSKFDLVLVDGEPSVLYVDDEPFLTVRGANRFEPETHVVTVDSGAISFVSDGADVMRPGIVEADDDIDPGDLVAIAEENHGKVLAIGRALVEGAEMAGDQGKVVESVHHVGDDLYEFVV; this is encoded by the coding sequence ATGGAAATCAACTCCCGACACCACCTGCGCAGCGACGGGGTGTCCGAACTGGAGACCGCCGTCTCCGAGGGGCTGGGCGTCGATGTCGATGGCGACACCTACGAACTCGTCGAACTGGCCGACTCGAAGTTCGATCTCGTGCTGGTCGACGGCGAGCCGTCGGTGCTGTACGTCGACGACGAGCCGTTTCTCACCGTCCGTGGTGCGAACCGCTTCGAGCCCGAGACACACGTCGTCACGGTCGACAGCGGCGCGATCTCCTTCGTCAGCGATGGCGCGGACGTGATGCGGCCCGGCATCGTCGAGGCCGACGACGACATCGATCCTGGCGATCTGGTCGCGATCGCCGAAGAGAATCATGGCAAAGTGCTTGCGATCGGGCGCGCGCTCGTAGAGGGCGCGGAGATGGCCGGCGATCAGGGAAAAGTCGTCGAGTCGGTCCACCACGTCGGCGACGATCTCTACGAGTTCGTCGTCTGA
- a CDS encoding DUF7562 family protein, producing MWGSRKATQESVTCIACGCSLPRSEAREYDKYGDRWERAGKEFEHLCKACDHDLCHQPREELEGLLVEIDAGSHSQAEFLSWYNALVEERYGKIEE from the coding sequence ATGTGGGGTTCCCGGAAGGCAACACAGGAGTCAGTCACCTGCATCGCCTGTGGCTGTTCACTGCCGCGGTCGGAAGCGCGCGAATACGACAAGTACGGCGATCGGTGGGAGCGCGCGGGAAAAGAGTTTGAACACCTCTGCAAAGCCTGTGACCACGATCTCTGTCATCAGCCCCGCGAGGAACTCGAAGGCCTGCTCGTCGAGATCGACGCCGGGAGCCACAGCCAGGCGGAGTTCCTCTCGTGGTACAACGCCCTGGTCGAGGAACGCTACGGCAAGATCGAGGAGTAG
- a CDS encoding NAD(P)-dependent glycerol-1-phosphate dehydrogenase — MFDKSTWIRLPRNVLVGHGVLDQAAEAIEELHLRGQPLIVTSPTPYELAGERIEAQFSSWDEEPAVVVVEDASFDAIERVIQRARDVDPGFLIGLGGGKAIDIAKMASDDVGRGFVSVPTVASHDGIVSNRGSVPEEGTRHSVAAEPPLAVVADTEILANAPWELTTAGCADIISNYTAVMDWRLAYRLKNAPYSQYAAALSEMTAEMLVGNADSIRPSLEESSWIVVKALVSSGVAMSIAGSSRPASGAEHLFSHQLDQIAPGRASHGHQVGVGSIMTAYLHGGENGLWREIRNALASIDAPTTAAELDLEDEEVIEALTTAHEIRDRYTILGDGIDETAAREVARQTDVI, encoded by the coding sequence ATGTTCGACAAATCGACGTGGATCCGCCTGCCCCGGAACGTCCTCGTCGGCCACGGCGTCCTCGACCAGGCCGCAGAGGCCATCGAGGAGCTCCACCTGCGCGGCCAGCCGCTGATCGTCACCAGCCCGACCCCCTACGAACTCGCGGGCGAGCGGATCGAGGCACAGTTTTCTTCGTGGGACGAAGAGCCCGCGGTCGTCGTCGTCGAGGACGCCAGCTTCGACGCGATCGAGCGAGTGATCCAGCGCGCCCGCGATGTCGATCCGGGCTTTCTGATCGGCCTCGGCGGCGGGAAGGCCATCGATATCGCGAAGATGGCCAGCGACGACGTCGGGCGCGGGTTCGTCTCCGTGCCGACCGTCGCCAGCCACGACGGTATCGTCAGCAACCGCGGCTCGGTCCCCGAGGAGGGAACCCGCCACAGCGTCGCTGCGGAGCCGCCGCTCGCGGTCGTCGCCGACACCGAGATTCTGGCGAACGCCCCCTGGGAGCTGACGACTGCGGGCTGTGCGGACATCATCAGCAACTACACCGCCGTGATGGACTGGCGGCTCGCCTACCGGCTCAAGAACGCACCCTACTCGCAGTACGCCGCTGCGCTCTCGGAGATGACCGCCGAGATGCTGGTGGGGAACGCCGACTCGATCCGTCCCAGCCTCGAAGAGTCCTCGTGGATCGTCGTCAAAGCGCTGGTCTCCTCGGGCGTCGCCATGAGCATCGCCGGCTCCTCGCGGCCCGCCAGCGGCGCGGAACACCTCTTTTCCCACCAGCTCGATCAGATCGCGCCGGGACGTGCGAGCCACGGCCATCAGGTCGGCGTCGGCTCGATTATGACCGCCTATCTACACGGCGGCGAGAACGGGCTCTGGCGCGAGATTCGGAACGCGCTGGCGAGTATCGATGCGCCGACGACAGCCGCGGAACTTGATCTCGAGGACGAGGAGGTTATCGAGGCGCTGACGACGGCTCATGAGATTCGCGATCGGTATACGATCCTCGGCGACGGCATCGACGAGACGGCGGCGCGAGAGGTTGCGCGACAGACTGACGTGATCTGA
- a CDS encoding NAD-dependent epimerase/dehydratase family protein, with the protein MDDHALVIGGTRFIGRHTVEEFLAHDYEVTVFNRGNHDNPFADTEAVSHQQGDRTDDADLSEAAALDPDVVIDCVAYKPREVRTATRVFDDVDAYVYISSGSAYGDEEIPKREGETRLCECTDEQAVDDSPESYGPRKAEGDRAVFAAAERGVNAMSVRPCIVYGPHDYTARTDYWIDRVLNHERVLVPGDGSNIWHRVSVSAVAEALRVVAENGEPGEAYNVGDRRMLTLGETVELISETLAEAGVDDADIEVVTAGERELASAGIEMEEFPLYRSYPHVLSTAKLADLGWDPISVEEGYRRAVEDHLDSDRTGRENGPDREDTERVLGVLDTL; encoded by the coding sequence ATGGACGATCACGCACTGGTCATTGGCGGGACGCGCTTTATTGGACGACACACGGTCGAGGAGTTTCTGGCACACGACTACGAGGTCACGGTGTTCAACCGGGGGAACCACGACAACCCGTTTGCCGATACCGAAGCCGTCTCCCACCAGCAGGGCGACCGCACTGACGACGCTGATCTCTCGGAGGCCGCTGCGCTCGATCCGGACGTCGTGATTGACTGCGTGGCGTACAAACCACGCGAGGTCAGGACGGCGACACGCGTGTTCGACGATGTCGATGCCTACGTATATATCTCCAGTGGCTCGGCCTACGGGGACGAGGAGATTCCGAAACGGGAGGGCGAAACCCGGCTCTGTGAGTGCACCGACGAGCAGGCGGTCGATGACTCTCCCGAGAGCTACGGCCCGCGGAAGGCCGAAGGTGACCGCGCCGTCTTTGCCGCCGCAGAACGGGGCGTCAACGCGATGAGCGTCCGGCCATGCATCGTCTACGGCCCCCACGATTACACCGCCCGGACCGACTACTGGATCGATCGCGTGCTGAACCACGAGCGTGTACTCGTTCCGGGCGACGGCTCGAACATCTGGCACCGTGTCTCCGTCTCCGCGGTCGCCGAGGCGCTCCGCGTCGTCGCCGAGAACGGCGAGCCCGGCGAGGCGTACAACGTCGGCGACCGGCGGATGCTCACGCTCGGCGAGACGGTCGAGCTGATCTCGGAAACGCTCGCCGAGGCCGGTGTGGACGATGCTGACATCGAGGTCGTCACCGCGGGCGAGCGCGAGCTGGCCAGCGCCGGGATCGAGATGGAGGAGTTCCCGCTGTACCGATCCTATCCGCACGTCCTCTCGACGGCGAAACTCGCCGATCTGGGCTGGGACCCGATCAGCGTGGAGGAGGGCTATCGTCGGGCCGTCGAGGATCATCTCGACAGCGACCGCACGGGCCGGGAGAACGGCCCGGATCGGGAAGACACCGAGCGGGTGCTGGGCGTACTGGACACGCTCTGA
- a CDS encoding helix-turn-helix domain-containing protein — protein MIVEFSFDVSTLQSALTESPGMTVEMDHMTSTDTVALRKFFWARGGNFEAFESGLEDDPTVRDPKRITEAPDSRYYRVIYPDHLPGVDAYRAVVELDGMVLDARTDGDGWTGRIRYPDRDALNEWCERCEGAGITVDIEAIYDQERQPPEHSYGLTPGQREALVTAAESGYFSIPRETSLAGVGEELGVSSQSASERLRRGMITLIENTLDED, from the coding sequence ATGATCGTTGAGTTCTCGTTTGATGTTTCTACGTTGCAGTCGGCGCTCACGGAGAGTCCAGGGATGACCGTGGAGATGGACCACATGACATCGACGGATACCGTGGCGCTCCGGAAGTTCTTCTGGGCCAGAGGGGGAAACTTCGAGGCCTTCGAGTCCGGGCTCGAGGACGACCCGACAGTTCGTGATCCGAAACGGATCACCGAAGCACCGGACAGCCGATACTACCGGGTGATCTATCCCGATCACCTTCCGGGGGTAGATGCGTACCGGGCGGTTGTCGAACTCGACGGAATGGTGCTCGACGCACGGACCGATGGCGACGGCTGGACAGGCCGGATACGGTATCCGGACAGGGACGCCCTGAACGAGTGGTGTGAACGATGCGAGGGCGCTGGGATCACTGTTGACATCGAAGCGATCTACGATCAGGAGCGCCAGCCGCCCGAACACTCCTACGGTCTCACGCCCGGACAGCGTGAGGCGCTCGTTACCGCGGCCGAGTCTGGCTACTTCTCGATCCCGCGGGAGACGTCTCTGGCCGGTGTCGGCGAAGAACTCGGCGTCTCAAGTCAGTCGGCGTCCGAGCGACTCCGCCGGGGAATGATAACGCTGATCGAAAATACGCTCGACGAAGATTAG
- the gltB gene encoding glutamate synthase large subunit gives MSEQRESITDRSRGLADPTDERSNCGVGVVMDLDDGSSHDVVADGVELLENLEHRGTTGAEENTGDGAGVMLQTPRKFFDAVVDVELPERYAVGSVFFPKDGDAQSALKAFVESELAEYDLDVVHWRSVPTDNSEIGKTALDSEPATWQCFVTPSTEITDEEFDSRLYAARRQLENRVEAESPDGSDRFYVCSLDRQTLVYKGLLKGDQVGEYFPDLQDERIESTFAMVHARFSTNTLGAWHLAHPYRNIIHNGEFNTIQGNINWMRARETDLESDRLGEEIETLKPIINDPEQSDTASVDNALELLLEDGRDLPHALRMLVPEAWRGDDSMSQDRKDWYDFHASLVEPWDGPALVCATDGDRIGAVLDRNGLRPCRYDVTTDNTLIMASEAGALEPDFGDIEERGRLQPGQLFLADPAEGRVIPDDEVFDDLTDAKYGEWVDDQQVHIGDIADLDDLVPRNDIEELRSHQATQGYSHDELENMIEPMMKDGKDPVGSMGDDTPLSVLSDYNRPLFSYFKQLFAQVTNPPLDYIREELVTSLESRIGHQRNLLDESPAHARQLVVDSPILTDAETAAIKESDREGLSTAVVDITYERGTDLREAVEDVRADAEAAIEAGHEILVLSDRSTGPDRVPIPALLATGAVHHHLVRNGLRNHAGLVVESAGPRQVHHFATLIGYGADAVDPYLAYRTIDDIVAGEDGADISEAVDAYVGAVEDGLLKTMAKMGISTVESYQGAQIFEAVGLDSDFVAEYFEGTEARTEGIGLEEIEQDLTDRHTNAWDDEPEIDRYGEFEHRSNGIHHQWNPDTVGKLQQSVRSGDYGRYKEFAAEVNEQQETLQTLRGLLEFETDERESIPVEDVEPVHEIVQRFSTAAMSLGSLSPEAHENNSIAMNRIGGKSNSGEGGEPPERFGTEKECNVKQVASGRFGVTSHYLSEADELQIKMAQGSKPGEGGHLPGMKVNEMIAHVRYATPGVGLISPPPLHDIYSIEDLKQLIHDLKASSPDADINVKLVSEAGIGTIAAGVAKANADVVHISGHSGGTGASPRTSIKNAGLPWELGLAEANQMLVETDLRDRIRVSADGGMKTGRDVAVAALLGAEEYIFGTASLVTSGCVMARQCHKNTCPVGVATQREELRNRFPGEPENVINYMTFIAQELREIMAELGFETVDEMIGRVDMLDQRTDVEHPKAKNVDLSDMLVEPAGDQRRKTREQTHEVDEQLDHDLIEAAAPALETGEPVAIDTGISNADRAVGATLSNAVSTEYGGEGLPEDTIDVDLHGTAGQSFGAFLADGISMHLTGSANDYVGKGLSGGKIAVSTPPEVSYDPAANMAIGNVALYGATQGELYVNGMAGERFAVRNSGVKAVVEGVGDHGCEYMTGGVVAVLGDTGRNFAAGMSGGIAYVLDEDGEFPESVNRGMVSVEHELEDADIPMLRRLIENHAAYTDSEKAEWVLENWDDLLDSFVKIMPDAYARVLEDGAKDVRETLPSSATPDASAATGGLASSDD, from the coding sequence ATGTCTGAGCAACGTGAATCGATTACGGACCGGTCGCGGGGTCTCGCCGACCCGACTGACGAGCGGTCCAACTGCGGTGTAGGTGTCGTCATGGATCTCGATGACGGAAGCTCACACGATGTCGTCGCTGACGGCGTCGAACTACTGGAGAACCTCGAACATCGGGGAACAACTGGCGCAGAAGAGAATACTGGAGACGGGGCAGGTGTGATGCTCCAGACGCCCCGGAAGTTCTTCGATGCTGTCGTTGACGTCGAACTACCCGAACGGTATGCGGTCGGCTCGGTCTTCTTTCCGAAGGACGGCGACGCGCAGTCAGCTCTGAAAGCGTTTGTCGAGAGCGAACTCGCGGAATACGACCTCGATGTCGTCCACTGGCGTTCCGTGCCGACGGACAACAGTGAGATCGGCAAAACTGCACTCGACTCCGAGCCAGCAACGTGGCAGTGTTTCGTCACACCGTCGACCGAGATCACGGACGAAGAGTTCGATTCGAGGCTCTACGCCGCCCGACGCCAACTCGAAAACCGGGTCGAAGCGGAATCGCCTGACGGGAGCGACCGATTTTACGTCTGTTCGCTCGATCGCCAGACACTCGTCTACAAGGGACTGCTCAAGGGCGATCAGGTCGGCGAGTACTTCCCAGATCTGCAGGACGAACGCATCGAGTCGACCTTTGCGATGGTTCACGCCCGGTTCTCCACGAACACGCTCGGTGCGTGGCATCTCGCACACCCCTACCGGAACATCATCCACAACGGCGAGTTCAACACCATTCAGGGCAACATCAACTGGATGCGCGCCCGCGAGACCGACCTCGAAAGCGACCGGCTGGGCGAGGAAATCGAGACGCTCAAGCCGATCATCAACGACCCCGAGCAGTCGGATACGGCGAGCGTCGACAACGCGCTCGAACTCCTGCTCGAAGACGGTCGGGATCTCCCCCACGCGCTGCGGATGCTCGTACCCGAGGCCTGGCGTGGGGACGACAGCATGAGTCAGGACCGCAAGGACTGGTACGACTTCCACGCTTCACTGGTCGAGCCGTGGGACGGTCCAGCGCTGGTCTGTGCCACTGACGGCGACCGGATCGGTGCTGTACTCGACCGTAACGGTCTGCGCCCGTGTCGGTACGACGTGACGACCGACAACACGCTGATTATGGCCAGCGAGGCCGGGGCGCTCGAACCGGACTTCGGCGACATCGAGGAGCGTGGACGGCTTCAGCCCGGTCAGCTGTTCCTCGCCGACCCTGCAGAGGGTCGCGTCATCCCGGACGACGAGGTCTTCGACGACCTCACGGACGCAAAGTACGGCGAGTGGGTTGACGACCAGCAGGTCCATATCGGCGATATCGCCGACCTCGACGATCTGGTTCCCCGAAACGATATCGAGGAACTGCGATCGCACCAGGCAACACAGGGGTACAGCCACGACGAACTGGAGAACATGATCGAGCCGATGATGAAAGACGGCAAAGATCCCGTCGGCTCGATGGGCGACGACACGCCGCTGTCCGTCCTCTCGGATTACAACCGCCCACTGTTCTCTTACTTCAAACAGCTGTTCGCGCAGGTGACGAACCCACCGCTGGATTACATCCGCGAGGAGCTGGTGACGAGCCTCGAAAGCCGGATCGGCCACCAGCGCAACCTGCTCGACGAGTCGCCTGCCCATGCACGACAACTGGTCGTCGACTCGCCGATCCTTACCGACGCCGAGACGGCGGCAATCAAGGAAAGCGACCGGGAGGGGCTGTCGACGGCTGTTGTCGACATCACCTACGAACGCGGCACCGACCTCCGTGAGGCCGTCGAGGACGTCCGTGCGGATGCCGAGGCGGCGATCGAGGCGGGCCACGAGATTCTCGTCCTCTCGGATCGCTCGACCGGTCCCGACAGGGTGCCGATCCCGGCGCTGCTGGCGACCGGCGCTGTCCACCATCACCTGGTTCGGAACGGCCTGCGCAACCACGCCGGACTCGTCGTCGAGTCCGCTGGCCCGCGACAGGTTCATCACTTCGCGACGCTGATCGGCTACGGCGCTGACGCGGTCGATCCCTACCTTGCCTACCGCACCATCGACGACATCGTGGCGGGTGAAGATGGCGCGGACATCAGCGAGGCGGTCGACGCCTACGTCGGGGCCGTCGAGGACGGCCTGCTGAAGACGATGGCGAAGATGGGCATCTCGACAGTCGAGAGCTACCAGGGCGCGCAGATTTTCGAGGCCGTCGGGCTGGATTCGGACTTCGTCGCCGAGTACTTCGAGGGCACCGAGGCCCGAACCGAGGGAATCGGCCTCGAGGAGATCGAACAGGACCTGACCGACCGACACACGAACGCCTGGGACGACGAGCCCGAAATCGACCGCTATGGCGAGTTCGAGCACCGCTCGAACGGAATCCACCACCAGTGGAACCCCGATACGGTCGGCAAACTCCAGCAGTCCGTCCGCTCGGGCGACTACGGCCGTTACAAGGAGTTCGCCGCCGAGGTCAACGAACAGCAGGAGACACTCCAGACACTTCGGGGTCTGCTCGAATTCGAGACTGACGAACGTGAGTCGATCCCCGTCGAGGACGTCGAGCCGGTCCACGAGATCGTCCAGCGGTTCTCGACGGCCGCGATGAGTCTCGGATCGCTCTCGCCGGAAGCCCACGAGAACAACTCGATCGCCATGAACCGCATCGGCGGGAAGAGCAACTCGGGCGAGGGCGGCGAGCCGCCAGAACGCTTTGGCACCGAAAAGGAGTGCAATGTAAAGCAGGTCGCCTCGGGTCGCTTCGGCGTCACCTCACATTACCTCTCGGAGGCCGACGAACTGCAGATCAAGATGGCACAGGGGTCGAAACCCGGAGAGGGAGGTCACCTCCCCGGCATGAAGGTCAACGAGATGATCGCACACGTCCGGTATGCGACGCCGGGCGTCGGCCTCATCTCGCCGCCGCCGCTGCACGACATCTACTCCATCGAGGACCTCAAGCAGCTGATCCACGATCTCAAGGCGTCGAGCCCGGACGCCGACATCAACGTCAAACTCGTTTCGGAGGCGGGGATCGGCACCATCGCGGCGGGCGTCGCCAAGGCCAACGCCGACGTGGTCCACATCTCGGGTCACTCCGGCGGCACCGGCGCGAGCCCACGCACCTCGATCAAAAATGCTGGCCTGCCGTGGGAGCTTGGCCTCGCCGAAGCCAATCAGATGCTGGTCGAGACCGACCTCCGGGATCGGATCCGCGTGAGCGCTGACGGGGGCATGAAGACCGGCCGTGACGTGGCAGTTGCTGCCCTGCTTGGTGCCGAGGAGTACATCTTCGGGACCGCCTCGCTCGTCACCTCGGGCTGTGTGATGGCCCGGCAGTGTCACAAGAACACCTGCCCGGTCGGCGTCGCCACCCAGCGCGAGGAGCTCCGGAACCGGTTCCCCGGCGAACCCGAGAACGTCATCAACTACATGACGTTTATCGCCCAGGAGCTACGCGAGATTATGGCCGAGCTCGGCTTCGAGACTGTCGACGAGATGATCGGCCGCGTCGACATGCTCGACCAGCGCACGGATGTCGAGCATCCAAAAGCCAAAAACGTCGACCTCTCGGACATGCTCGTCGAGCCGGCTGGCGACCAGCGCCGCAAGACCCGCGAGCAGACCCACGAGGTCGACGAACAGCTCGATCACGACCTGATCGAGGCCGCGGCACCGGCGCTCGAAACCGGTGAACCGGTCGCCATCGATACGGGGATCTCGAACGCGGACCGCGCGGTCGGCGCGACGCTCTCGAACGCCGTCTCGACCGAATACGGCGGCGAGGGGCTGCCCGAGGACACCATCGATGTCGACCTGCACGGTACCGCCGGGCAGAGCTTCGGTGCGTTCCTCGCGGACGGTATCTCGATGCATTTGACGGGGAGCGCCAACGACTACGTCGGCAAGGGACTCTCGGGTGGAAAAATCGCCGTTTCGACGCCGCCGGAAGTCAGCTACGATCCCGCCGCAAACATGGCGATCGGCAACGTCGCGCTGTACGGCGCGACCCAGGGCGAACTGTACGTTAACGGGATGGCGGGTGAACGGTTCGCTGTACGTAACTCCGGGGTCAAAGCCGTCGTCGAGGGCGTCGGTGACCACGGCTGTGAGTACATGACCGGTGGCGTCGTCGCCGTACTCGGCGACACTGGCCGGAACTTTGCGGCCGGGATGTCCGGCGGTATCGCATACGTCCTCGACGAGGACGGCGAGTTTCCCGAGTCGGTCAACCGCGGGATGGTCTCGGTCGAACACGAGCTCGAGGACGCGGACATCCCGATGCTCCGCCGACTGATCGAGAACCACGCCGCCTACACGGACAGCGAAAAGGCGGAGTGGGTACTGGAGAACTGGGACGACCTGCTCGATTCGTTCGTCAAGATCATGCCCGACGCGTACGCACGGGTGCTCGAAGACGGTGCCAAAGACGTTCGCGAGACGCTGCCGTCCAGCGCGACGCCGGACGCGAGTGCCGCGACCGGCGGGCTCGCGTCGAGCGACGACTAA
- a CDS encoding DUF4397 domain-containing protein, translating into MSTPITRRTVLAGTGAAALLSATGVSLADEHEDDEDNDLNEDDPAFAAVNTVHASPDAPEVDVYVNGARVLEGVAFRDISDYLVLLEGEYQVQVVPVEDNGVGEDDEDDNGFGDDDDEDDNGFGDDDDEDDNGFGDDDDEDDNGFGEDDEDDDVGISDDANGVDVDEEAVIDEQIDVPAGVATAAVVGEVDEGAEQELELLVLDVDLDDLEDGESRVRAVHASPDAPEVDIVADDDPLVEGLSFGDFGAVDVEEGDYTLEVREAGEDESVADFDVTLEAGVIYSAFAVGFLEEENGETEDNGVGMDDEDNDDDNGVGDDDNGVGTDDDNGVGDNDENNGVGNDVDTGFDLLLTVDALTPESEVEEMPEDEEDDNGIGDDDEDDDNGIGDDEDDDNGIGDDDEDDDNGIGDDDDDNGIGDDDDDEDDDGIFDSI; encoded by the coding sequence ATGTCGACACCCATTACACGACGAACAGTGCTCGCAGGCACCGGCGCCGCGGCACTGCTATCGGCAACCGGCGTATCGCTCGCAGACGAACATGAGGACGACGAGGACAACGACCTCAATGAGGATGATCCGGCGTTCGCTGCCGTAAATACGGTTCATGCCTCGCCCGACGCACCGGAGGTTGATGTGTACGTAAACGGCGCGCGCGTCCTCGAAGGCGTCGCGTTCCGGGACATCAGCGATTACCTGGTCCTACTCGAGGGGGAGTATCAGGTGCAGGTCGTCCCCGTTGAGGACAACGGTGTCGGTGAGGACGACGAAGACGACAACGGCTTTGGTGACGACGATGACGAAGACGACAACGGCTTTGGTGACGACGATGACGAAGACGACAACGGCTTTGGTGACGACGATGACGAAGACGACAACGGCTTTGGTGAGGATGACGAGGATGACGACGTCGGGATATCTGATGACGCCAACGGTGTCGATGTGGATGAAGAGGCAGTCATCGATGAGCAAATCGACGTCCCCGCTGGCGTCGCGACCGCCGCCGTCGTTGGCGAGGTTGATGAAGGGGCCGAACAGGAGCTCGAACTCCTCGTGCTCGACGTCGATCTCGACGATCTGGAGGACGGCGAGAGCCGGGTACGCGCGGTCCACGCCTCACCCGATGCACCGGAAGTCGACATTGTCGCCGACGATGACCCCCTCGTCGAGGGGCTCTCGTTTGGCGACTTCGGAGCCGTCGATGTCGAGGAGGGCGACTACACCCTCGAAGTTCGGGAAGCAGGCGAGGATGAATCGGTTGCGGACTTCGATGTCACACTCGAAGCAGGTGTGATCTACTCGGCGTTCGCTGTCGGCTTCCTCGAAGAGGAGAACGGTGAAACCGAGGACAACGGCGTTGGGATGGACGACGAAGACAACGACGACGACAACGGCGTCGGTGACGACGACAATGGGGTTGGGACGGACGACGACAATGGCGTCGGTGACAACGACGAGAACAACGGTGTCGGGAACGACGTCGATACAGGCTTCGACCTGTTGCTTACCGTCGACGCTCTCACACCCGAGTCGGAGGTCGAGGAGATGCCAGAGGACGAGGAGGACGACAACGGCATCGGTGACGACGACGAAGACGACGATAATGGAATCGGTGACGACGAAGACGACGACAACGGCATCGGTGACGACGACGAAGACGACGATAATGGAATCGGTGACGACGACGATGACAACGGCATCGGTGACGACGATGACGACGAAGACGACGACGGCATCTTCGACAGTATCTAA